A single genomic interval of Croceibacter atlanticus HTCC2559 harbors:
- a CDS encoding M23 family metallopeptidase: MRTTLLLAFICFSLFAQAQETSTSLLFKKVPIPGYAFDILVKNTKPYVMSYKVKFDVYGYKTDNRYEFTDTIGPGVEKKIMHLEAKRRIKNRDFTYSWVESIGNFNTKHDLNLKYYLPYEEGKAFKVIQAYDEGNTHKTIEAIDFAMPTGTKVTVARRGLVVYIKQDSTNGCPDESCASDANFVQVLHYDGTFAKYQHLQAESVLVKVGQYVNIGDVLALSGATGQVSEPQLHFEVQRLHPNLDRYVTVPVKFTINDENKSKILEVGDTFTRPKNIQ, encoded by the coding sequence ATGAGAACTACACTACTTTTAGCTTTTATCTGTTTTTCTCTTTTTGCTCAAGCACAAGAGACCTCTACATCATTACTATTTAAGAAAGTACCTATACCTGGTTATGCTTTTGATATTCTTGTAAAAAACACCAAACCTTATGTAATGTCTTATAAAGTTAAATTTGATGTCTATGGCTATAAGACAGATAATAGATATGAGTTTACAGATACTATTGGGCCAGGTGTTGAAAAGAAAATTATGCACTTGGAAGCTAAACGTAGAATTAAGAATAGAGATTTTACATATTCTTGGGTAGAGAGTATTGGTAATTTTAATACAAAACACGATTTAAACTTAAAGTATTACTTGCCCTATGAAGAAGGCAAAGCTTTTAAAGTTATACAAGCTTATGATGAAGGTAACACCCATAAAACTATTGAAGCTATAGATTTTGCAATGCCTACAGGTACTAAGGTTACAGTAGCAAGACGTGGTTTAGTGGTATATATTAAGCAAGATAGTACAAATGGTTGTCCAGATGAAAGCTGCGCTAGTGATGCTAATTTTGTACAGGTATTACATTATGATGGTACTTTTGCTAAATACCAACACCTGCAAGCCGAGAGTGTACTTGTAAAAGTTGGACAGTATGTTAATATAGGAGACGTTTTGGCGCTAAGTGGTGCAACAGGACAGGTATCTGAACCTCAATTACATTTTGAGGTGCAGCGTTTACATCCTAATTTAGACAGGTATGTTACTGTGCCTGTAAAGTTTACTATAAACGATGAAAATAAGTCTAAGATTTTAGAGGTTGGAGATACCTTTACACGTCCTAAGAACATACAATAA
- a CDS encoding DNA polymerase III subunit gamma/tau, with protein MEHFIVSARKYRPTTFADVVGQQAITNTLVNAIENNHLAQALLFTGPRGVGKTTCARILAKKINQDGTDVAEDEDFAFNIFELDAASNNSVDDIRNLIDQVRIPPQVGHYKVYIIDEVHMLSQAAFNAFLKTLEEPPKHAIFILATTEKHKIIPTILSRCQIFDFKRITVTDAKQYLANIAEKEGVNAEDDALHIIAQKADGAMRDALSIYDRVVSFSGNNLTRQAVTENLNVLDYDTYFEMTDHILNNNIPEALVQFNTILSKGFDGHHFIAGMASHFRDLLVCKNQETIQLLEVGDQTKQRYVKQSQEASKAFLIEGIELANSCDLKYKTSRNQRLLVELCLMQLASITFDGEKKNRNSFIIPASHFANRETPPKQTLGNSKVKIAEEQKTIIQQEEHPIASQASEVSERLQPTTKDTSTNTLVKEDVTTGNKVNSAPNIDLGVARKKTSALSMKGLKRKKEILEKKQEADAIGKDMPKEDFTEEQLHDVWKAYIDKIKTKGGKIMASILATDIPRVEGTNLYIQLPNVTMKTEVERHSYHLMTFLKKELQNYDIQLFIDVNEEAAKKYAFTPMEKYNKLREKNPLIDELRQTFDLDI; from the coding sequence ATGGAGCATTTTATTGTATCGGCTAGAAAATATAGACCCACAACCTTTGCAGATGTTGTAGGCCAACAAGCGATTACAAATACGCTAGTAAATGCTATTGAAAACAATCATTTAGCACAAGCTTTATTGTTTACAGGACCTCGAGGTGTAGGTAAAACTACTTGCGCAAGGATTTTGGCAAAGAAGATTAATCAAGATGGTACAGATGTAGCAGAAGATGAAGATTTTGCCTTTAATATTTTTGAGTTAGATGCTGCATCTAATAACTCTGTAGATGACATAAGAAACCTTATAGACCAAGTGCGTATACCACCACAAGTTGGTCATTATAAAGTTTATATTATAGATGAGGTACATATGTTATCTCAAGCTGCTTTTAATGCGTTCTTAAAAACATTAGAAGAGCCACCTAAACACGCAATCTTTATTTTAGCAACCACAGAGAAACATAAGATTATACCTACTATTCTTTCACGTTGTCAGATTTTTGATTTTAAACGTATTACTGTTACAGATGCTAAGCAATACCTTGCAAATATTGCAGAGAAAGAAGGTGTGAATGCAGAAGATGATGCATTACATATTATTGCACAAAAGGCAGATGGTGCAATGCGAGATGCACTTTCTATTTATGATAGAGTTGTAAGTTTTAGTGGTAACAATCTTACAAGACAAGCTGTTACAGAAAATTTAAACGTATTAGATTACGATACGTATTTTGAAATGACAGATCATATTTTAAATAATAATATTCCTGAAGCATTAGTTCAGTTTAATACCATACTAAGTAAAGGTTTTGATGGTCATCATTTTATTGCAGGAATGGCCTCACATTTTAGAGATTTGTTAGTGTGCAAAAATCAAGAAACCATACAATTATTAGAAGTTGGCGACCAAACCAAACAACGCTATGTTAAGCAGTCTCAAGAAGCTTCTAAAGCCTTTTTAATTGAAGGTATTGAGCTCGCCAATTCTTGCGATCTAAAATATAAAACAAGTAGGAACCAACGTTTACTTGTCGAACTTTGTTTAATGCAGCTTGCCTCTATCACTTTTGATGGAGAAAAAAAAAACCGCAATAGTTTCATAATACCTGCAAGTCATTTTGCTAACAGAGAAACGCCTCCAAAACAAACCTTAGGAAACAGTAAGGTGAAAATTGCTGAAGAGCAAAAAACTATCATACAACAAGAAGAGCATCCTATAGCCTCACAAGCTTCAGAGGTTTCAGAACGCTTGCAACCTACAACTAAAGACACTTCTACTAATACTTTAGTAAAAGAAGATGTAACTACTGGTAATAAAGTCAATAGCGCTCCAAACATAGACCTTGGCGTAGCGCGTAAAAAAACTTCGGCGCTTTCTATGAAAGGCTTAAAGCGCAAAAAAGAAATCTTAGAAAAGAAACAAGAAGCAGATGCCATTGGTAAGGATATGCCTAAGGAAGATTTTACAGAAGAACAGCTGCACGACGTTTGGAAAGCATATATAGATAAGATTAAGACCAAAGGCGGAAAAATAATGGCATCTATCCTAGCTACAGATATCCCAAGAGTAGAAGGAACAAATTTATATATTCAACTTCCCAACGTTACCATGAAAACAGAAGTTGAAAGACACTCCTACCATCTTATGACGTTCTTAAAAAAGGAACTTCAGAATTATGACATTCAACTTTTTATTGATGTAAATGAAGAAGCTGCCAAAAAGTATGCGTTTACACCAATGGAAAAATACAACAAGCTTAGAGAGAAAAATCCATTAATTGATGAGCTTAGACAAACTTTTGATTTAGATATATAA
- the miaE gene encoding tRNA-(ms[2]io[6]A)-hydroxylase, producing MLGLKLPTDPRWVNIVEKNIEDILTDHAFCEQKAASTAISLIVSFPEYTDLVQEMTALVKEEISHFKMVHDKLIERGYTLGRDRRDDYVLQLLKFFPKGGSRTTQLVHRLLYAALIEARSCERFRLLSETLKDETLREFYRKLMVSEANHYTMFLSFARQYGETNEVNEKWQSLLDYEAEIMKNLSKSETIHG from the coding sequence ATGCTTGGTTTAAAACTTCCTACAGATCCTAGATGGGTTAATATTGTTGAAAAGAATATTGAAGACATTTTAACAGATCACGCTTTTTGCGAACAAAAAGCAGCCTCGACCGCCATTAGCTTAATTGTAAGCTTTCCTGAATACACAGATTTAGTACAGGAAATGACTGCTCTAGTAAAAGAAGAAATTAGCCATTTTAAAATGGTTCATGATAAACTAATTGAAAGAGGATATACACTTGGCAGAGACAGAAGAGACGATTATGTTTTACAGTTATTAAAGTTTTTTCCTAAAGGCGGAAGTCGTACCACACAATTAGTACACAGGCTTTTATATGCTGCTTTAATTGAAGCAAGAAGTTGTGAGCGTTTTAGATTACTTTCTGAAACTTTAAAAGATGAAACGCTAAGAGAGTTTTACAGAAAACTTATGGTTAGTGAAGCCAATCATTATACAATGTTTCTAAGTTTTGCAAGACAGTATGGCGAAACAAATGAAGTAAATGAGAAGTGGCAATCTTTACTTGATTATGAAGCAGAGATTATGAAAAACCTCAGCAAGTCTGAAACTATACACGGATAA
- a CDS encoding porin family protein yields the protein MKRFFLLTAMFTLLSVFSIHAQRVTGVLSGFKAGINVSSLNSDATEIDEIDARVGFQAAFFVEIPFSRSFSFQPELQYSAQGGKLEEFRVNYIHLPLMLKYNVTDYLNIHLGPQVGLKIWEWEQDQNDNFNNLNYAVSGGLGANLSDNFFIEARYVYGLSNITEDVNELNVDQDIKNSYVQVSLGYRL from the coding sequence ATGAAAAGATTTTTCCTTTTAACGGCAATGTTTACGTTGCTTTCTGTATTCTCTATCCACGCACAACGTGTTACAGGCGTACTTTCTGGATTTAAAGCTGGAATAAACGTGTCTAGTTTAAATAGTGATGCTACAGAAATAGATGAGATAGATGCTAGAGTTGGATTTCAAGCAGCATTTTTTGTTGAAATTCCTTTTAGTAGATCTTTCTCATTTCAACCAGAGCTGCAATACTCTGCACAAGGTGGCAAACTAGAGGAGTTTAGAGTTAACTACATACATTTACCGTTAATGCTTAAATATAATGTTACAGATTATCTAAACATTCATTTAGGTCCACAGGTTGGTTTAAAAATTTGGGAATGGGAACAAGACCAAAACGATAACTTTAATAACTTAAATTATGCTGTATCGGGTGGTTTAGGAGCTAACCTTTCTGATAACTTTTTTATTGAAGCACGCTATGTATATGGTCTATCTAACATTACAGAAGATGTAAATGAACTTAATGTAGATCAAGATATAAAGAATAGCTACGTACAGGTATCTTTAGGGTACAGGTTATAA
- a CDS encoding Ppx/GppA phosphatase family protein, whose amino-acid sequence MLNIRTYAAIDIGSNAVRLLVMTIIEQPDKEPIFKKRSLVRVPIRLGADVFLGGEISKENIDRMIDTMTAFKLLMTSHKIETYRACATSAMREAKNGEEVANTILKKTGINIEIIDGNDEAAIIAATDLHNLIQSDKNYLYVDVGGGSTEFTFYASGKTIASKSFKLGTVRLLDDTVVNSMWEDVEKWIKTTTKPYTKIELIGSGGNINHVYKYSGKTIGKPLSYFYLSSYYQMLNSLTYEERITQLNMNTDRADVVIPAMRIYLSAMKWSRSSKIFVPKIGLADGIVKSLYNDRLKQS is encoded by the coding sequence GTGTTAAATATAAGAACATATGCTGCCATAGATATTGGCTCGAATGCGGTAAGATTGTTAGTGATGACAATAATAGAGCAACCAGATAAAGAACCAATTTTTAAAAAAAGGAGTCTGGTAAGAGTACCAATTAGGTTAGGTGCAGATGTGTTTTTAGGTGGCGAAATATCTAAGGAGAATATAGATAGAATGATTGATACTATGACGGCCTTTAAGCTGCTCATGACTTCTCATAAAATCGAAACTTATAGAGCTTGTGCCACGTCTGCAATGAGAGAAGCCAAAAATGGTGAAGAAGTTGCAAATACTATTCTTAAAAAAACCGGGATTAATATTGAAATTATAGATGGTAATGATGAAGCTGCAATTATTGCAGCAACAGATTTACATAACCTTATACAGTCTGATAAAAATTACCTGTATGTAGATGTTGGTGGTGGTAGTACAGAGTTTACTTTTTACGCAAGTGGGAAAACAATTGCTTCAAAATCATTTAAACTAGGAACAGTAAGACTGCTAGATGATACAGTGGTAAACTCGATGTGGGAAGATGTTGAAAAATGGATTAAAACAACCACTAAGCCTTATACAAAGATTGAGTTAATAGGTTCTGGAGGTAACATTAACCACGTGTACAAGTATAGTGGTAAAACTATTGGCAAGCCATTATCTTACTTTTACTTGAGTTCTTACTATCAAATGCTTAACTCATTAACCTATGAGGAGCGCATTACACAACTTAACATGAATACAGATAGAGCAGATGTGGTAATACCAGCTATGCGTATTTATTTAAGTGCTATGAAATGGAGTAGAAGCAGCAAAATTTTTGTCCCTAAAATAGGATTGGCAGATGGTATTGTGAAATCTCTTTATAATGATCGCTTAAAACAATCATAA
- the ppk1 gene encoding polyphosphate kinase 1, which produces MHDNQYVNRELSWLQFNARVLQEAADIKVPLIERLRFIGIFSNNLDEFFKVRYATIKRIDLAGKGAKSILGGIKASDLLEKITKIVIEQQTESLTILKAIQKEMAEENILFLNETNLSEEQQLWCKNYFLQKVSPALVTIVLNDLVELPRLKDTAAYLAVKMVMNEVEEPKGIKKIIGKPQREKKYILIEIPKDIERFVVMPEKDGKQQIIILDDLIRANLQTIFNIFNFESITAHMIKITRDAELDMDSDLSKSFIEKISLSVKDRVEGDPVRFVYDKKIGKDTLTFLMNMMGIDNNDSIIPGGRYHNRRDYMSFPSLSEGKYLYEKVEPLPIANFNIQGSLLKQISEKDVLQYAPYHTFSYTVKFLREAALDPTVRSVKITIYRLAKISHIASSLINAVKNGKKVTVQIELQARFDEAANIKYAEQMQREGVKLIFGVTGLKVHCKACVIEREEKDGMKRYGFISTGNFNESTARIYTDYTLFTANQKILKEVNKVFNFFEINYKVSRYKHLLVSPHYTRSGLLKLIQNEINLARLGKPAEIKMKLNSLCDYPMIDKLYEASRAGVKIKLIIRGINSLIPGVEGMSENIEAISIIDKFLEHPRLYIFGKGSDSKIYISSADLMSRNLDNRVEISCPIYDEDIKQELLDTFDICWSDNVKARVFSAKEDNAYKKAIGPKIRSQFKTYEYYLNKNKSLNI; this is translated from the coding sequence ATGCACGATAACCAATATGTAAACCGGGAATTAAGCTGGTTACAATTTAATGCCCGAGTTTTACAGGAAGCAGCAGATATAAAAGTACCCTTAATAGAGCGCTTAAGATTTATAGGAATTTTTTCAAACAACTTAGACGAATTCTTTAAGGTAAGATACGCTACAATAAAGCGAATAGACTTAGCTGGCAAAGGTGCTAAAAGCATTTTGGGAGGTATAAAAGCTTCAGATTTATTAGAGAAAATAACCAAAATTGTTATTGAGCAGCAAACCGAGAGCTTAACAATACTTAAAGCTATTCAGAAGGAAATGGCAGAGGAAAATATTCTTTTCCTAAATGAAACTAACTTGTCTGAAGAGCAACAACTATGGTGTAAAAATTACTTTCTACAAAAAGTAAGTCCTGCATTAGTTACCATAGTATTAAATGATCTGGTTGAACTTCCTAGACTTAAAGATACAGCTGCATACCTAGCTGTAAAGATGGTTATGAATGAGGTTGAAGAACCTAAGGGCATAAAAAAAATTATAGGAAAACCACAGCGTGAAAAAAAATATATACTAATTGAAATCCCTAAAGATATAGAGCGCTTTGTTGTTATGCCAGAGAAAGATGGTAAACAACAAATTATAATTCTAGACGATTTAATTAGGGCGAATCTTCAAACCATATTTAACATCTTTAATTTTGAAAGTATCACTGCGCATATGATTAAAATTACCAGAGATGCAGAGCTGGATATGGATAGTGATTTGAGTAAAAGTTTCATCGAGAAAATATCATTAAGTGTTAAGGATAGAGTAGAAGGAGATCCTGTACGCTTTGTGTATGATAAGAAGATAGGAAAAGATACGCTTACCTTCTTAATGAATATGATGGGTATAGACAATAATGATAGTATAATTCCTGGTGGTCGTTACCACAATAGGAGAGACTATATGAGTTTTCCTAGTTTAAGTGAAGGTAAGTATCTGTATGAAAAAGTAGAACCTTTGCCTATAGCAAATTTTAATATTCAGGGAAGTTTGTTAAAACAGATATCAGAGAAAGATGTGCTGCAATATGCACCATATCACACATTTTCATATACAGTTAAATTTTTAAGAGAAGCTGCTTTAGATCCAACTGTAAGATCTGTAAAGATTACAATATATAGGTTGGCTAAGATATCTCATATTGCCAGCTCATTAATTAATGCAGTTAAAAACGGTAAAAAAGTAACAGTACAAATTGAATTGCAAGCACGTTTTGATGAAGCTGCAAACATTAAGTATGCCGAGCAAATGCAGCGTGAAGGTGTAAAGTTGATTTTTGGTGTTACAGGCCTAAAAGTGCACTGTAAAGCTTGTGTGATTGAACGTGAGGAAAAAGATGGTATGAAACGCTACGGCTTTATAAGTACTGGTAACTTTAATGAATCTACTGCAAGGATTTATACAGATTATACATTGTTTACTGCCAATCAAAAAATTCTTAAAGAGGTAAATAAAGTATTTAACTTCTTTGAGATAAACTACAAGGTTAGCAGGTATAAACATTTATTGGTAAGTCCTCATTATACAAGGTCTGGATTGCTAAAATTAATTCAGAATGAAATAAATCTTGCAAGGTTAGGCAAGCCTGCAGAAATAAAAATGAAGCTAAACAGCCTTTGTGATTACCCAATGATTGATAAACTTTATGAAGCAAGCAGAGCTGGCGTAAAAATAAAGTTAATTATTAGAGGTATTAACAGTCTAATTCCTGGCGTGGAAGGTATGAGTGAGAATATAGAAGCCATAAGCATTATCGATAAATTTTTAGAACATCCTAGATTATATATCTTTGGAAAAGGAAGTGATTCTAAAATCTATATTTCTTCAGCAGATTTAATGTCGAGAAACTTAGATAACAGAGTCGAGATTTCTTGTCCTATTTATGACGAAGATATTAAACAAGAGCTGTTAGATACTTTCGATATATGTTGGAGTGACAATGTAAAAGCACGCGTGTTTTCAGCAAAAGAAGACAACGCCTATAAAAAAGCAATAGGTCCTAAAATTAGAAGTCAGTTCAAGACTTACGAGTATTATCTTAATAAAAATAAAAGCTTAAATATATAG
- a CDS encoding SixA phosphatase family protein: MKRLILVRHGKSSWETNLPDRQRPLKSRGNTDGILISKAYKESYKNPELVLTSDAVRANTTANIFKATLEIPDDKFIVDPKLYTFDERELKHIIKGCKESIDTLMVFGHNNALTFLANDIGSEYIDNIPTTGLVIIDFKVERWTQIKEGQTIKTLFPKHLK; the protein is encoded by the coding sequence ATGAAAAGACTAATTTTAGTAAGACATGGTAAATCATCTTGGGAAACTAACCTTCCAGATAGGCAACGCCCTTTAAAATCTAGAGGCAATACAGATGGCATACTTATTTCTAAAGCCTATAAGGAAAGTTATAAAAACCCAGAATTAGTACTAACTAGTGATGCTGTAAGAGCAAACACCACAGCTAATATATTTAAGGCAACGCTAGAGATTCCAGATGATAAATTTATTGTAGATCCTAAACTTTACACTTTCGACGAGCGTGAGCTAAAGCACATTATAAAAGGTTGTAAAGAAAGTATAGATACGTTAATGGTTTTTGGCCATAATAACGCCTTAACATTTTTAGCTAATGATATAGGCAGTGAGTATATAGATAATATACCAACAACAGGCCTTGTAATTATAGACTTTAAAGTAGAACGTTGGACACAAATTAAAGAAGGACAAACAATAAAGACATTATTCCCAAAACATTTAAAGTAG
- the pdxH gene encoding pyridoxamine 5'-phosphate oxidase, which yields MKNIEDYRQSYEKDTLVETALRDQPLAQFEDWFKTAEACEDILEVNAMTLSTLGKDGFPKSRVVLLKEFSQEGFIFYTNYTSEKAESIAYNPKVCMSFFWPPLERQIIIKGTVEKVSEEKSQAYFNSRPRGSQLGAWASHQSSMVASRKVIEERLQQLKTKFEDKPIPKPDFWGGFLIKPETFEFWQGRPNRLHDRILYTNTNNTWSHRRLEP from the coding sequence ATGAAAAACATAGAGGACTACAGACAATCCTACGAGAAAGATACCTTGGTCGAAACGGCATTAAGAGACCAACCTTTGGCACAGTTTGAAGACTGGTTTAAAACTGCAGAAGCTTGTGAAGATATCTTAGAGGTTAATGCAATGACGTTGTCTACACTAGGTAAAGATGGATTTCCAAAATCCAGAGTGGTTTTGCTTAAGGAGTTTTCTCAAGAAGGCTTTATTTTTTATACCAATTATACATCAGAAAAAGCAGAAAGTATTGCTTACAACCCAAAGGTATGTATGTCCTTTTTTTGGCCACCATTGGAAAGACAAATAATAATTAAAGGAACTGTTGAAAAGGTTTCTGAAGAAAAATCTCAAGCCTATTTTAATAGCAGACCTAGAGGAAGCCAGTTAGGTGCTTGGGCATCTCACCAAAGTAGTATGGTGGCATCAAGAAAAGTTATAGAAGAACGCTTACAGCAACTTAAAACTAAGTTTGAAGATAAGCCAATTCCAAAACCAGATTTTTGGGGCGGATTTTTAATAAAACCAGAAACGTTCGAGTTTTGGCAAGGAAGACCAAATAGGTTACATGATAGGATCCTTTATACAAATACAAATAACACTTGGAGTCATAGACGCCTAGAACCTTAG
- a CDS encoding ABC-F family ATP-binding cassette domain-containing protein — MLTVSNLSVQFGKRVLFDEVNTTFTQGNCYGIIGANGAGKSTFLKIISGKSEPTSGQVSLEAGKRMSVLEQDHTLYDEYPVLEAVIMGNKPLYAIKKEMDSIYAKEDFGDADAERVGELQVDFEEMNGWNADSDAAALLSNLGIEPALHYTKMADIDGKLKVRILLAQALFGSPDVLIMDEPTNDLDYETISWLEHFLANFENTVIVVSHDRHFLDAVCTHISDIDFGKINHFSGNYTFWYESSQLAARQRSQQNKKAEEKKKELEEFIRRFSANVAKSKQATSRKKMIDKLNIGEIKPSSRRYPAIIFEREREAGDQILNVENLSSSIDGELLFKNINLNLAKGDKVVVFSRDSRATTAFYQILNGHQEAESGKVEWGITTNQSYLPLDNSQYFESDLTLVDWLRQWAKTEEEREEVHIRGFLGKMIFSGEEALKTCNVLSGGEKVRCMLSRMMMMRANVLMLDEPTNHLDLESITAFNNSLKNFKGTVMFTTHDHEFAQTVANRVVELTPSGVIDRYLTFDEYMSDKNIKEQREKMYAVNA, encoded by the coding sequence ATGCTAACAGTTTCAAATTTATCTGTACAGTTTGGTAAGCGTGTCCTTTTTGATGAGGTTAACACAACGTTTACTCAAGGTAATTGCTATGGTATTATTGGTGCAAATGGTGCTGGTAAGTCTACCTTCTTAAAAATCATTTCGGGCAAGTCTGAGCCTACTTCTGGTCAAGTGTCTTTAGAGGCAGGAAAACGTATGTCTGTTTTAGAGCAAGACCATACATTATATGATGAGTATCCAGTATTAGAAGCTGTTATAATGGGTAATAAACCATTATATGCTATTAAGAAAGAGATGGACAGCATTTATGCAAAAGAAGATTTTGGAGATGCTGATGCAGAACGCGTAGGAGAACTTCAAGTAGATTTTGAAGAAATGAATGGTTGGAATGCAGATAGTGATGCTGCGGCATTATTATCTAACTTAGGGATAGAGCCTGCTTTGCATTATACAAAAATGGCAGATATAGATGGTAAACTAAAAGTAAGAATTCTTTTAGCTCAAGCACTTTTTGGATCTCCAGATGTGCTTATTATGGATGAGCCTACCAACGACTTGGATTATGAAACTATATCTTGGTTAGAGCATTTCTTGGCAAATTTTGAAAATACAGTAATCGTAGTATCTCACGACCGTCACTTCTTAGACGCTGTATGTACGCATATTAGTGATATAGATTTCGGAAAAATTAATCACTTCAGTGGTAACTATACTTTCTGGTATGAGTCTTCACAGTTAGCAGCAAGACAACGCTCTCAACAAAATAAGAAGGCAGAAGAAAAGAAGAAAGAATTAGAAGAATTTATAAGAAGATTTAGCGCCAACGTAGCAAAGAGCAAACAGGCAACATCTCGTAAGAAGATGATTGATAAGCTAAATATTGGCGAGATTAAGCCATCAAGCCGTCGTTATCCTGCAATAATTTTTGAGCGCGAGAGAGAAGCTGGAGACCAAATTCTTAACGTAGAAAACTTATCATCTTCAATAGATGGAGAGTTGTTGTTTAAGAATATTAACTTAAATCTGGCTAAAGGAGATAAAGTGGTTGTCTTTTCTAGAGACTCTAGAGCAACTACAGCATTTTATCAAATACTAAATGGACATCAAGAAGCAGAATCTGGCAAAGTTGAATGGGGTATCACTACTAACCAATCATACTTACCATTAGATAATTCACAGTATTTTGAAAGTGACCTTACATTAGTTGATTGGTTGAGACAATGGGCTAAAACAGAAGAAGAACGTGAGGAAGTACACATAAGAGGTTTCTTAGGTAAAATGATTTTTAGTGGAGAAGAAGCACTTAAAACCTGTAACGTACTTTCTGGAGGAGAAAAAGTGAGATGTATGTTAAGCCGTATGATGATGATGCGTGCTAATGTTTTAATGCTAGACGAGCCTACAAACCACTTAGATCTAGAATCTATTACAGCATTTAATAACTCTTTAAAGAACTTTAAGGGAACGGTTATGTTTACAACACATGATCACGAATTTGCACAAACCGTAGCAAATAGAGTAGTGGAGCTTACACCTTCTGGAGTTATAGATCGTTACTTAACGTTTGATGAGTATATGAGTGATAAGAACATAAAAGAACAGCGTGAGAAAATGTATGCAGTTAATGCGTAA